The Daphnia pulex isolate KAP4 chromosome 7, ASM2113471v1 genome includes the window GGCCATTTGCATAAGTAATTGGTCGTACCACCAAAAACAATGTGtattttttgcttgttttaaacatttctttcctttccaaGAGTGGCGTGAACTCTCTGTCAGTCCAGATGGAACGGTGAAAACAGGTGAAACCCGTCAAGTGTCTATTCGATTTCACTTTCTGTATCACAGCTCCTTAGAAAACAAACGAACGGGTGGGCCGTGAAGCAGTTTACTTTCACTGTAGAGCAGAGTTAACGATTAAGGTGTTCTCCACAGAGTTCACGGTCGTTCGTCTGTACACGCCCCAActataatttcatttccttaaacgaatgtcttttttcttccttcaaattgtTACTTTCAATACTTTCCCAAATTAATAGAAGATAAGAATcagttcattttaaaacacatTCATCTAGATGTATTTCAGTCCAAGATGAGCACATATCGATATACAATTTAAAGCATTTAAAACTTGAATAGCAGTTGATTAATAatacatgtttttctttctctctctctcttactttAGCCACTCAGGAATGGATTCAGTACGGTGGGCACTTTCCAGTCTGCTTCCTGTAACTTCCCAGAGAACAACTTTGCTGATCCCACATGGACGAAGGATTAAGCTCGACAGGAGTCACCGGTTTCTTggtgtcctttttcttctgtggtGCCGCTTCAGCTTCCGGCTCAGGTGCAATGGTGGTGGTAGCACCGGCATTGAGTCTGGCGTTCCGGGTGGCCGTGTTATTACGTGCGGCCGTCTTGGCGATCTTAGCGGCGACCGCCTTGACGGGTTCCTTTGAAACAACGCAGCTGACGGCACCGGTCGCATCGCGCGATACAACCTGATCGATGCTGCACGGCCCTCGTTTGCCTATGTGGTGGCATTCAGCTGGCACCGTCTCGGGATTCGGGCTCCAGTAGATGTGCTGACCATCGGCAACGCAATTGGCCGGAATGGCCTCGCAGGAAATGGTTCCGTTGATCATGACCAGCCAGAAATTCGGCGAACAGGGACCCTTTGTGGtaagaataattttaattagaaaatctATATTTACTTTGAAGGGAGTGCCTATTGTACCTGGAAATTCTGTTGGTAGCACTCGCCGTCGTAGTAAACGAGGTGCCTCTCATCTTCGACACAGTCACAAGTTCCTTCGTTGTTTTTGCCGTCGTAGAGAACCTGATCCTTCTTGTCGGCGCAGGGGTTGACCTTTGCGTTGGCTCCGAATTTCAGGCATTTTTTGGAAGGAAGATGGAAAGTTTCGTGAGGAGATAGACAAGCTCGGGCGCTGTTAAACAGTTTAATTGCATTACAATTTATAATTTCAGagaatgaatttatttttttaaatttacccaGCTTTGTAGAGGATGCGGGTGATGTCTTCCAGGAGTCCCTTTTGGAATTTGTGCTCGCCAGCCTTCTGGTCTGGGTTGATCAGAGTGGCATCAATGTCCTTTGACAATCTGGCCACTCTTGGTCTGATCCTGGTTTCCAGATCCACCAAAGCGTACCTGATGTCGTAGTGGTCGTTGTTCTCAATGTCCGTGTCCATTTTCCTTTCGATGCGGATGAGTTCGCCGGctatttgtttcctttcgtGTTCAGGATCGCCTTCTCCGCCCTCACCTTCTTCacctccttctccttcctcGCCACCTTCACCTCCTTCGCCGCCTTCACCTCCTTCgccaccttcttcttcctccgaTCCTGCTTTCTTACCAGGAGCGCAGTAAACTTGGTCAACAGCCAACGACAGGACAAAGAGGAGCGCCAGATATTGAGCCAACCgcattttgtttcgtttcgcTTATTCCGATGGTATT containing:
- the LOC124197019 gene encoding uncharacterized protein LOC124197019, whose translation is MRLAQYLALLFVLSLAVDQVYCAPGKKAGSEEEEGGEGGEGGEGGEGGEEGEGGEEGEGGEGDPEHERKQIAGELIRIERKMDTDIENNDHYDIRYALVDLETRIRPRVARLSKDIDATLINPDQKAGEHKFQKGLLEDITRILYKAGARACLSPHETFHLPSKKCLKFGANAKVNPCADKKDQVLYDGKNNEGTCDCVEDERHLVYYDGECYQQNFQGPCSPNFWLVMINGTISCEAIPANCVADGQHIYWSPNPETVPAECHHIGKRGPCSIDQVVSRDATGAVSCVVSKEPVKAVAAKIAKTAARNNTATRNARLNAGATTTIAPEPEAEAAPQKKKDTKKPVTPVELNPSSMWDQQSCSLGSYRKQTGKCPPY